GCTGACTGACCTCTGATTTATTAATAAGTATATGTGTGCAGCCCACTCAGACTGTGCAGGCGATACATGACTGGGCTTTAAATCAAGTGGTAGCAATAGTTTTGCGCTGTTTTCTTTATGTTAGCGAAGTAACACCACCTGTTTGTCTAAAGGGATATTCATGGCTGCGTGTATGAGGTGCGCATTCTTTTTTTGAACAGTTGCATACTGACAAGAAACAGATCAGTGTGGGGTTCATTGGCTATCCAAATGTTGGCAAGAGCTCTGTGATAAACACTTTGCGTTCCAAGAAAGTTTGCAATGTGGCCCCCATCGCAGGTGAGACAAAGGTACGTCTGGCTGGAAGGGGCCTTCTTTCCTTCTGCATGTTTTATTTCCACGGAGGGTGATTGTTGAGGACGTGGAGATTTCTGTTGCTTCTCCTGGATGAACATCACCACGTAGTCTCCAGATAGTAGTTTGGAATGCACTGGAGTtgttttctgcccattttggtAAGACTTTGTGTGCCACTGCCTGACTTTGGCGTGATTTGGTATGTGCCCTTTGAGTCTGTTTGAAATTGTCACtccagctttttattttgataaacagACCTAACCCAAGAATATTTGGTGCCTGGGCTAAGAAAGAAAACTCAGTGTTAGGGGAGATTCTGGCAGTTGGGGGTCCGACCCTGGAACACGTAGTGTCTGGGGAGCAGCGTAGTTCTGTGGAAAGGAACAGGGGCCAAGCAGTACTAAGCTTCCAAGagcacttttaaaaatcaaggcaGGTTTACTGGATATTATTGCACAACACTAGATGGAGATCCTGCCTCTGCATATTTTTAGACCCTTAGCTGATGGAAACTATAGTTTATGGCTCATGAAGTGCCTCATGCTCGGCACAAAGAGAGAGGAGGCTTCATAGCTAATTACTCAGAAGATCGCTCGTGTTTGACATACCCCACCTGCccacctcaccaccaccacccaccacccagctTCGTGAGCATCAGGGGTGTGTGAAATCACTCTTAGGGACTGACCCACGAAGTCTCCGGCTTTTTTCTGTCTTAGGTCTGGCAGTACATCACCTTGATGCGTCGGATATTCCTTATCGACTGCCCAGGTGTGGTTTACCCCTCAGAGGACTCGGAGACAGACATCGTGCTAAAAGGAGTTGTGAGTATTTTGGTCCAGATAGGCTCTTTGTTTGCCTGGGGAGGAGGCGGGAGTGGGGGAGAGCATGGGGAACACTGGATACCTTCACTTTTTACTCATTCAACAGGCAGTTTGGGGTCAGCCTGTCTGACCAAACTTGAGGAACATGACACTGAACAGGGCGGCCTCTCCATTCCACTTAAGCCTGTTTGAGGAGTTAGTGGAACTGTGGGCATATCTGGTCAATGTCATCCCACAAGAGTTTGTAGTTTACACACAGGATCCAGAGGGAAGCGGGGCCTGTTTATGCTTAGTGATAATTCATCTTCGTGAGTTTATGGGTTGAGTCATTTTGGAACTCAGTCATTTCCTCACTTGTTTCTGAAGAGGACCGAAAACTTTAAATGGTTCCACTTAACTTTAACCAGTGCTTCTGGCTATACATCCTGTGCCggttcctcccctccttcctttaaccattcccttctctccctgtcCTGGCGTCCGCAGACTTTTAACCATTTCGGCAAGTCAGTAGCATGAAGCAGTCCAAGTTTTAACTGCTTGCGGAAGCCACACGGTTGGTTTGTGGCGAACTGGGATTAGAGCTGAGTTCTGGGTTCTGCGGCTGTGGTTGGCGCCCTCCGCCGACCGTGTCTCACCGCCTCCAGGACGAGCTCCTGCCAGGCCCCCCTGGCTTTGGGGCGTTGAGATCTGTTTTCAGATATTGTTACCAAGAACACTGGAAACTTTACTCCTTCCATAATAGAATTTGTAAGCGAGAGCTTTCCTGTCAACATCTAGGTTCAAGTTGAGAAAATTAAGACTCCCGAAGACCACGTTGGTGCCGTACTTGAACGAGCAAAGACAGAATATATCAGCAAGACGTACAAGATTGACTCGTGGGAGAACGCTGAGGACTTTCTTGAGAAGCTGGCTTTCCGGACAGGGAAGTTATTAAAGGTGAGCCAGGGTTTGTGAGAGTTTAGACTGGGATGTGCTGCAGGTATgcgtgtgcgtgcgcgcgtgtTTGTATGTGTGGCTTGGACCTTTTTTTTGCGTGTGTGAGCAGTGTGAAGTATGCAACCAGTGGTGATGGACAGCTGGGGCAGCTGACATGCCTCCAAGCCAGGAGGTGGTTTTATGGTTTGAATTTAACTGGGTGTCTTCCTGTGATGTTTCAGGGTGGGGAGCCCGACCTGAGGACTGTGGGGAAGATGGTCCTCAATGATTGGCAGAGGGGCCGGATTCCTTTCTTCGTCAAGCCACCCAATACAGAACCCCCTGCATCCCCCCAGGTAAGAACAGGGCGGACCCACCTCTGGGAATTTGTGGTTACTGACCTGGGTGTGCCGTGTCTTGGGCCTGCCCGCTTCTTCCTTTGGGGTGGGTCTTTCAGCTGTAGTGTCACCCATCCCAGGTGCCACTGCTGGGACCTTGTAGGGGGTGACCAGGAAGTAGATGTATGATGGAAGACCGAGGGTAAATTCCAGTCTTCAGGTATTTAGCCTTGAAAAAAAGAGGGCTCATTAAATGTGAGTGCTCTTGcaggttttgtgtttttcttttgcttgaagGACAGTAGCATTTCCAGGATTCATTTGTTTCACAAACGTTACACCCAACCACGTGCCAGGCACAGGGAGCATAGGAATAAATACCGTAGCCCTTGCCCTTCAGACGCTCATGGTCAGTGGGAAAGGAGAGCAGTACAGTCAGTGCTCGGGGAAAGACATCTTAGTTTGGGGGCCTCTGGGCTGGATTGAGAGGCTTCTCTACTGTTGCATTTGCCTCCCCCAGCAGTGGACTATGCAGGGCTCCAACTTTGGCACTTTGCCGTTCTATTTCTGGGGTCTTTTTCAGAACTCAGCCAGGTCTCTTGAAGAGGtgacttttgtttctcagtcctcTGAGATTGCACCAGCTGGGTGTCCAGtaattcagttcagttctgacactaactgCCAGAGTTGGAGCAGACCCCACAAGTTGAGGGCCCAGTCCCACAAGACACCCCCACTTCACATGCCAGCTACGGTTGGGCTTCTCAGGCTCCTCACACTTTTGCCCACCTGACTACAAGTTCAGGGGTGTCcagttttgataatttgctaAAAGGACacacagaactcagaaaactGCTTTGTTTATGATTACTGATTTATTGTAAAAGGAACAAGTCAGGAACGGCTAAATGGAAGAGGTGcatggggcagggtggagggtggcGTGGAATTTCCATGCCCTCCCCAGACACGCCACTCCTCCCAGCACATCAGTGTTCAACCCAGAAGCTCCCCAGAGCCCATCCTTTCGgggattttatggaggcttcattacctAGGCATGGTTGATGTGATCATTGGCCGTTGGTGACTGGGCTCAATCTCCAGCCCTCCCATTGGTTGCTTGACCAGCCCCCATTCTGAAGCTTGGTCCCACCACCATGGGTCATCTCATCAGCATAAACtctggtgtggagaaaaggggcttattatgaataacaaaagacactcctgTCTTTGcgcaggaaattccaagggttttaggagctcttcTGCCAGGAACTAGGGGTCAGagaccaaatatgtatttttataatactaCGGGGAGACAGATAGTAAACAGGTAGATACATAGTGGCAGGAGACACTGATTGCTGTGAGGGAAACTAAACAGGGTTGGGGGTTGTGGGAGACAGAGGAGTGCTCTTATACGTGGGGTGGTCAGGGACGGCCTCTGAGGAAGTGGCCTTTTTGTGGAGGCCTTAGTGatgggaggcaggagccatgcGGATGTCTGAGAGGAGAATATTCGCCTTCAGCAACATACCCAAAGCCCCTGAGGTGGGAGGAGCCTGATGGGTTTGGTTCTGAAAGGAAGTCACAGGGCTGGACCATGTTGGGCAAGGGGAGGCCGATGTGGCAGGAAGCCTCTGGATCCGAGGAGGTCCGTCTCTGCTCCCTCGTGACCCTCTGGGGTTTTCTCTAACTCTTCCTCTATGTCCAGTCATTAAGTTTAGATAATTATTCCCCACACTGTGCGtctcttgccttttcttcttcctcttttttggtAGTGGCAGAAACCCTCAAGAATCCAAAAGCTAAAAATTACCTTgccagaaaaatatataaaaatgtacagaTGCATTTTGTATACAGTTTCCTGAATTTCATGGATTCCTGATTTATTTAGTGCTTTGCACAGCCACCCTCGCCTGTGGAAAACCACTGAGGTTCTACAAGTCGCAGTTGTTAGAATACAGTGATGCTCCCTCCATGAAGCCACAGGCCCAGCACAGCTCACACTGCCCTTACGGCCCTTTCCTAGGACGGCCCGGCATGTCAGTGTTCGCCGCCCCAGGGCTCCTTCCAGCTCTCTGCAGGAGCTTCCCTCCTCTTTGCTCACGCGCTTCCTTCCAGGTGCCTCCTCAGTGCCTCCTCTTAGCTCGTGACACTTCCTGACCCGTCAGCTTGGCTTTCCCTCTCACGGTGTGCTGTGTGCTCATTTTGGGTGTGTTTTCTCCGCAACCCATGTTCTGTGCAGTCCTCAGAGAAGGTACAGGGAATCTCACCTGTCAACAGTGTAGTCGATGGTTCAATACTCTTAACAGTTGGCACATCCTTTGGAACCGCAGATACATTCCTCTGGTCCTTCAGTGCTGGATCCAGGGTTTAATGCACTTTGACTTACAGTAGATCAGTGATATGACTCAAATGTGGGTGTTTTCGGTACTTGCCCTTAGTCCTGAGAAGAGGGCTGTCTCGTTTGAGAGCAAAGTGTGTAAGATCAGAAATTCAGGTTTTGCTTTCTGATTCcattcctctcccacccccacccctttttgGCCTGACCAGCATCCACCCTCCTCATCTTTGGAAGTTGCCCCAGAAGCATCCCAGAGCACCCCAGAAGAGGAGGTCACAGGAAGCGCAGGTGGAGAGTCGGAGGCTGtcgtggagaaggaggaggaggagtgcgGTCCTTGCAGCACCGACTCAGAAATGCAGCAGATCCTCGCGCGGGTCCGCCAGAACTTCGGCAAAATCAATGtcgtgcctcagttttctgaggaTGACCTGGTTCCTCTGGAGATGTCCGACATCGATGAAGAGCTTGAGAGCCTCtctgcagagagggaggaggaggaggaggaaccgGAGCTCCAAGGAGATGATGAGGAAGAGTCTTATGCAGAGTCCCAGGAAGAACACGCAGGAAACGACACCAAGGCCGTTATTCAAGCCCTGGATGAGAAGATCGCTAAGTACCAGAGATTTTTAAACAAAGCCAAGGCTAAGAAGTTTTCAGCAGTCAGGTAGTATTCTCGTCTTCTCACGAATTGCAGTGTGctcttccctttcccagaaccCGCTGCGAGGGTTGGAGCAGTGTTTTGatagggggagggagggtattGCCGTTTCTGAAAACTgatctgtacatttttaaaatccagccACTTTTGAGTATGAGGGGCTTAGTAGTTGGGTCTTTTACAGACGTCCATGGGGGCGCAGAAATGGTGTTGCTCCTACCAGTGGCATTAACTGTGTGAAGAGGAGCCTGGGTTTCTTTAATCTGCGAGCTTGTCACGGCCTCCCCGTTGGCATGAGATGTGGGCGGTGGCGGGGAGTGTCGGCCAGcttttttgttctttggtttCAGGATAGCCAAGGGCCTAAGTGAAAAGGTTTTTGCAAAACCCGAAGAACAGAGAAGAACAGCTGAAAAAGATGTAGAAGGTACAGGTAAAGTTGAATTATTTAAGTCATGTAGATGTGATTTGCATATTTAGAACTTTGGGAAATCTAAATTTAATCTCCAGATTTTCTCTTATACTGTCATCCACACATATTTAATCTGGCAGATTATCCTGGTTTCACATACTGTTTATCACATGGATTAGCTTATCTGCTTTTTTATTCTGCACATTCCATGGGATTAAGTTGGTAATTCAGGGAGCTTCCTCTAAAAAGAGTACATTATTAAAAATACCTTGTAATCTAGGGGTGAGTCTGAAGATAAATTTTTTTCCGGGGTTGGGGAGTGGATGATTTGTCTGTTTATCCTTAACGTGGTTGGACTGGTGATTTCTATATCAAGAGTGTGTTTTCCTGACACAAATGCAGAGCCTGCCGAGGCCGGTGAGGTCCCCCAGGTCTGGCAGCTCCCAGCCTTGTCCTGCTTTAACTCCGCTTTGCTCTCTGCACTCCAGTCACACCAGCCTTCTGtcttctcctgcaacatgttcccacCTTAGGGTTCATACACACACTTCAAATAAAAGAATTCCtgtttctgttctctgtgtgtttgtgtatggtTTCCAGCACCTAccaaaaagggaaggaagaggaaggcacagagggaagaggagcaTTCGAATAAGGCTCGCAGGACGCTTACATCCAAGGAAGTACGTGTTTTGGTCTTAAGTATCACCTGGGCGTGGGGCGGTGGGGCAGTCCATCTCTTAAGACCCACTCTTTCCAAAACGAATGGTCTAGAGTTGAAATCAAAGAACCCCAGTCCGAAGTGACCTGGTTGAGGTCAGATAAATAGGATCAGGAGCTGGCCCACTGGACTAAGGTCCTTGAGTTTGTGTCTGACATTTTAGGAGTTCCTGATCGCTGTCCTCAAACATGTGGGCCAACATTTGGAAGAGTCCACTGGGCTTATGTGGCCCCAGGGAAATGACACACGATGAGCAGAGCTGTGCAGGTGGACGGATCGCTGCCTTCTGTGACGTTCTGCTTTGTTGCTGGGCTCTCCAGAGCTGGCGCGGGCCCCTTTGGGAGGTGAAGAGCTTGTTATCAGAGTGGTCAGCCTTAGATGTCAGGAGTGCAGGAGAAAGGAGGCATTGGATGAGGGTCGGACTGAATGACAGTCTGGTTTAGAGTTGTTGCAAGTTACAGGGCAGCGGGGACTTGGGTCTGAGGGGGCCTCTCCCTCCTTGTCGGCACTGCTTCTGGTAGTCGTGGGAGCTGCGTGGGAATGGAGCACCGAGGGACCTGTTTTGTGACTCACTGGTGTTTCTgcctttcgtgtgtgtgtgtgtgtgtgtgtgtgtgtgtgtgccccatTTTTACAGCGGAGGCGAGCAGTGCGGCAGCAGCAATCCAGAAAAGTCGGCGTGCGCTACTATGAAACACACAATGTGAAAAACAGGaacaggaacagaaagaagaccAATGACTCAGAGGGGCAGAAACACAGACACAAGAAGTTCAAACATAAgcagtaacattttaaaagttgtttattAAAGTATGCAAAAATATGCCATTAGAAACTGTGTTCATTTTCCTCATGCTCGGTGTTTCTAAGGTCGTAATGCATTTGTTCTGAGGTCTGTTAGTTGAAATTCACCAGTGCTAGTGACAATAAAGATGAGGCTCTCACGCCCCAGGGTCTCAGTGATGGGGTCCACGGAACTTCTGATGCTTGGATTAGCCCTCTGAGTTCCTCAGGAGTATCAGCCTGCTGTGTGGATGTCTGACGGAAACAGGGATGCGGTCTAGAAGATGCAGAGTGTGGTATTTCTCTTGTACTGGCAACGAGCAATTTGGAACAGCAGCTCTTTGGattagaactttaaaaagaattcCAAGGATGTCGTGTACATAGCCTaggctttaaaatataaagaaaaggctACAGTAAATTCTGTTGTCCTTCATTGAGTCTGTTAGGGGGACCCAGTTAGGACACCAGTGCTGTATTGTCAGGGAGTCTTGGAACTAGCACATCTCGATGGGTAAGAGTTCTTTCCTGTGAAAATGACAGCACGGACAGGCTGTGTTAGTGGAATCTTGGCATCAGTTCCTCAGGACACCTGGAGAAGGGTAAAAGCTGTGACTTCAAGCTTGAGATTAGAGTGTGGGGGGCATGCTCGAAGACTCAGTGGAACACAGCTCTTCTGGGTGGACTGCGGTCCTTCCACTGAGCCTTCAAGCCCCAACCAGGATGGCATCAGGTCAGAGCACCTCTTCAGGGAAACACTGAGCACTCAAGGCCTTCCAGCCGAGGGGAGGGGTTAGTGCCTTCTGAGGTACGCTACTGGTAGAATCTGACTGAATGATGGAACTCACTCAGCTTGCTGGTCTGCCCTGAATCGATTCATGTGCTAAGCTAGTCTTCTGGGACCCCGAAACCAGAGGAGTCCTGAGCCTCCAAACTTTGAGTCTAGCGTATGGGAAATAGTCAAGTGTAGTCGTCTCCCTGCCCTGGTCCCGTTGTTAATACGTTGAACTGCGGGTGAGGCTTGGGCTCATCAGAGGGGGTGTAGGATAGCGGGGTTGGATTTTCTGCAGCGTAGGGTCGGGGAGGAGCCGAGGTCCAGGCTACTCACAGCAGACACTGTGACTTGTGTTTCTTTCCAGCAAACGTTTTCTCAAAAGCTATAGGTTTGAGTCCCTGCCATTGCCTCCTCACCCGGGCAGTCCGAAACTAAGGAGGAAGGTGTCTAGTGACTTGGCAGGAGGGGATATGATGATACGGTATAAACCCCAAACTCCAAAAGGAGGTACTAGAATTGAATTGCAGTGGGGATGATGAAAAGACATCAAATAAAGGAAAGACGGAGGCCAGAGAAGCCCAGGTTAAGGAATAAGATGTGGACCAgaattgggggggtggggggcggggtacAGAGAAGCAGCTTTATTTGGCTGGAAATAAGGGATGGTATGGAGCGTTGAGGATGAGAAAGCGGCTGCTCCACTTGAGCGGCTACTGCAGAAGGACTGAATTCCAAGTCTCACTGTTGAGCTGGCAAATCCCAAAGTTGGCCGCATCCCGAGACGACCTGGGCTACTCTGCCTTCCATCGTCCAGCCAGGAGCCTGGCTGCCAGACCTTAGATGTTTCATGACTTGGGGCAGTGGTGTGACTTCTGACAAATATGTAGGTGGTGATCAGGGGGAGGGTACGGCTTCTTCACTTAGGAAACTAGCTTTTTATTACAAAGGGCTTATGACAGGATAGTAGTGCTTGCTGAGACCCAGATGGAAATTATCACTTCTTTGGTGCAATAATCCCTTCCAGTTGggcctgaaaaacaaaaacaaactccatTAGTATTGGAAACTTGCAGCCTAACACAAATAGCTGAGAGGTGATAAAAGTCTCTGGGAAGAATAATCCAAATGCTGCCACTCTAAGTGTTTCTTCCCTTCGTTCCCAACTCCGTATTTTCCAGATTAGCTGGTTTCTGGCTTGGCTTGCAGTCTTGTTGCATTAGGAGAAATGGGAGCTGTCCCGGTTTCCATACAATAGCTGCTCAGTGTATAATACAAGGcattgaaaaggaaattgaataaAAGTTGTTGAAATAGTTGTTTTTCATGGCTCAGATTTCAGGCCTGACTACGTCTGCTAAGTTAAACATTGGGCTGTCTGGTTTGAGAGCCTGGGATCTTTGTGCTGGGACAAGAGGTTTAGGAAACAGCAAATTTTCAGCCACTGAGACAACTTGACACCCAATTAGAGAAAATTGCTACCAGTGAGTAGTGAGCTGTCCATCTTGTATGTAAAGCTTCAGACACTTGGGAGTTATTTACTCTGCTCTTCTGGCAGCCAGTAAAATAATTCACTATCATGGTGTGTGGACAGTTCTTTAGGTCTATCCTGGGGACTGCAAACACTGCTTTATTTGCAATGCAGCTTTGAGCTAATAAAAATAACTCACTTCTAAAGAGTCCTTCACCCTGGGGATTACAAGGTTGCTTGTAAATGTTAGAGATGCCAAGGTATTCGGCTTTGCTCTCGCCGCCAACACCataggaggagctgggggactTGGGCTTGGGATAAAACAGTATGGCAGATAAGGGAGGCAGCTTCAGAGACCGCTAAGTAAACATTCACATTTGGCTGTGAAAGTGTCTTTGTTTTGTTAAACTCAGCTACAAAATCTACATCATCCACCACTAGCAGTTAACACAAGCCCTACTTTATCTCAAACGCCTGGCCTTCTTGGCTTGTAGCACCAACAAGCCTGCCAGTCTCAAGAATGTAAGCTTTCTATGAgaccagggaggagagggagataCATCCAGGGGCCCCTTCTGGCCAGGGCCATGGAAGACAGCCACTCCCTGTCAATAGGCCATATATCTAGAACAGAGGTTCTCACACTTTAgcaagcatcagaatcacctggagaccTTGCTGGACTGGCTTGCTGGACTCCGActgcagtttctgattcagtaggtctggggtggcgcagtaatttgtatttctaaaagtTGCTGGGTGATGAAGTTGATGCTAGTCTGGGACCCTACCTCTAATAACCTTTGGACCAGACAGAGAGCCTGGAATTTCAGAGGCCTGGCCCCGCTGCCCGCCCTTTTCACTAGCTTCCCCCTTCTGCCTCAGCTCAGTCAGATAAACATATGCCACTGGCAGAGAGGCTTTGGTGAAAAAGCCTGCAGCTGAGTTCCTCTGACCACACACCTGGGGAAGGTCCCTGATTTGAAGTGGTTCTTTTGTCCCTTAgggccttccctgcccaccccagaTGCAGTGCCTTGGTGGGAAGTGCAGGTGGGAAAGCACTCCCCTGGAAGCCCGCTGCAGGGCCCCAGGCCACTCTGAGAAGGCTCCACAGCACCAGCTGCTGTGGGCAAGACGGTCTGCTTTGTGCTATACCTGCCTTTCCTGGACGATAGACAGCTTTTATCCAAGACGGGGAAATCCTCCACTGGAGAACCAGGCCGAGATTTATGGGCGTTCAGAGTTGAGAAGAGAGCCCCCCTCAGAGCCAGTTGGATGGAGAATCCTGGTAATGATCCCTCacttcctcccactccccaggTCAGCTTCCTTTACCCCTTGGAGCACGCATGGCAAGTACTGAAAGGCATCGCAGGAGAAGGAACTGAATGCTTGGCCTGCtgggctggtggggtgggggtgcgggagCGCCCCAGGCCTGCGCATCCATTACCTTCAGCTGCTGATTTGTCCGCTTTAGAAACTGAATCTCCTCGTTGTGCTTcttctcctccacctgcctcctctcGCTCTCCCGCTTCTCCGTGGCCTCGCATTTTGCCTTCTGCTCATTCACTTGCCTCTCCAGATCTCGCTTTTCCGATTCTAATTCTGCAATCTGAGGACAGAACCCCAGTCATCCTGGGATGTCGCCAAGTGAGTGTCGGGGTGCGGGGGGACTTGGGACACAGCTGTCCAATCAGAGGCATTGACAGGGGCTGTACTGCCACCCAGTGGGAGGTCAGTGACTGGCAGGGCATGTCCAACAGGAGACGACTCTGCCGTGATCCGGATGACTGTGACACTGTGCATCAAGGGGTCCTCACTGATGGG
The Camelus dromedarius isolate mCamDro1 chromosome 14, mCamDro1.pat, whole genome shotgun sequence genome window above contains:
- the GNL2 gene encoding nucleolar GTP-binding protein 2 isoform X2 gives rise to the protein MVKPKYKGRSTINPSKASTNPDRVQGAGGQNMRDRATIRRLNMYRQKERRNSRGKVVKPLQYQSTVASGTVARVEPNIKWFGNTRVIKQSSLQKFQEEMDTVLKDPYKVVMKQSKLPMSLLNDRIRPHNSKVHILDTESFETTFGPKAQRKRPNLFASDMQSLVENAEVSTESYDQGKDRDLVAEDTGVRNEAQEEIYKKGQSRRIWGELYKVIDSSDVVVQVLDARDPMGTRSPHIETYLKKEKPWKHLIFVLNKCDLVPTWATKRWVAVLSQDYPTLAFHASLTNPFGKGAFIQLLRQFGKLHTDKKQISVGFIGYPNVGKSSVINTLRSKKVCNVAPIAGETKVWQYITLMRRIFLIDCPGVVYPSEDSETDIVLKGVVQVEKIKTPEDHVGAVLERAKTEYISKTYKIDSWENAEDFLEKLAFRTGKLLKGGEPDLRTVGKMVLNDWQRGRIPFFVKPPNTEPPASPQHPPSSSLEVAPEASQSTPEEEVTGSAGGESEAVVEKEEEECGPCSTDSEMQQILARVRQNFGKINVVPQFSEDDLVPLEMSDIDEELESLSAEREEEEEEPELQGDDEEESYAESQEEHAGNDTKAVIQALDEKIAKYQRFLNKAKAKKFSAVRIAKGLSEKVFAKPEEQRRTAEKDVEAPTKKGRKRKAQREEEHSNKARRTLTSKERRRAVRQQQSRKVGVRYYETHNVKNRNRNRKKTNDSEGQKHRHKKFKHKQ
- the GNL2 gene encoding nucleolar GTP-binding protein 2 isoform X1; this encodes MVKPKYKGRSTINPSKASTNPDRVQGAGGQNMRDRATIRRLNMYRQKERRNSRGKVVKPLQYQSTVASGTVARVEPNIKWFGNTRVIKQSSLQKFQEEMDTVLKDPYKVVMKQSKLPMSLLNDRIRPHNSKVHILDTESFETTFGPKAQRKRPNLFASDMQSLVENAEVSTESYDQGKDRDLVAEDTGVRNEAQEEIYKKGQSRRIWGELYKVIDSSDVVVQVLDARDPMGTRSPHIETYLKKEKPWKHLIFVLNKCDLVPTWATKRWVAVLSQDYPTLAFHASLTNPFGKGAFIQLLRQFGKLHTDKKQISVGFIGYPNVGKSSVINTLRSKKVCNVAPIAGETKVWQYITLMRRIFLIDCPGVVYPSEDSETDIVLKGVVQVEKIKTPEDHVGAVLERAKTEYISKTYKIDSWENAEDFLEKLAFRTGKLLKGGEPDLRTVGKMVLNDWQRGRIPFFVKPPNTEPPASPQHPPSSSLEVAPEASQSTPEEEVTGSAGGESEAVVEKEEEECGPCSTDSEMQQILARVRQNFGKINVVPQFSEDDLVPLEMSDIDEELESLSAEREEEEEEPELQGDDEEESYAESQEEHAGNDTKAVIQALDEKIAKYQRFLNKAKAKKFSAVRIAKGLSEKVFAKPEEQRRTAEKDVEGTAPTKKGRKRKAQREEEHSNKARRTLTSKERRRAVRQQQSRKVGVRYYETHNVKNRNRNRKKTNDSEGQKHRHKKFKHKQ